From a single Solanum dulcamara chromosome 4, daSolDulc1.2, whole genome shotgun sequence genomic region:
- the LOC129885922 gene encoding zinc finger CCCH domain-containing protein 44-like isoform X1 — protein MAKKRGGRIFNKEEITEDWCFECKDGGDLMICDYGRCLKAYHPACVGKDDSVLTSDEQWICGRHTCLICNGSSYYQCYCCDRAACSRCIGRIDFVHHKGKNGFCNNCLKLALLVEEDRNIDSDGESVDLRDRETYEGLFREYYEIVKKKEKFDKNILLAGKAQLDKEKICHFSSYSDKCCEKEDEQLSSDNEDFSDGEPQKKKFKMKRCAQQKRCTQQKTKMQRKVNCSLEQNKISSIWYSTAAQSQFAALIPENIKLVYLKRSLVLEMIKKPESIETKIIGSFVRVKLDPCDSEQRTSHQLVQIAGVFSVIKHGSSDKCKSESLVQVSNMARDVCLTRLSDDEISEEECDELRRKVKAGLLKKLTIVELEQRAKLLHEDITKHRIAQELKLLKIRIDVANEKGRRYEYPFFLLYFGD, from the exons ATGGCGAAGAAGAGAGGCGGGAGGATTTTTAACAAAGAAGAAATTACAGAAGATTGGTGCTTTGAATGTAAAGATGGAGGAGATCTCATGATTTGTGATTATGG GCGATGTTTGAAAGCTTATCACCCTGCATGTGTGGGGAAAGATGACTCAGTTTTGACAAGTGATGAACAATGGATATGTG GACGGCATACATGCTTAATTTGCAACGGAAGTTCATATTATCAATGTTATTGTTGCGATAGAGCTGCATGCTCTCGCTGCATTGGTCGAATAGATTTTGTCCATCATAAAGGGAAGAATGGATTCTGCAATAACTGCCTAAAGCTCGCATTGCTTGTGGAAGAAGACAGGAATATTGATTCTGATGGG GAAAGTGTAGACCTCAGAGATCGGGAAACATACGAGGGCCTTTTCAGGGAGTATTACGAGAtagtaaagaaaaaagaaaaatttgacaAAAATATTCTTCTTGCTGGTAAGGCGCAACTAGACAAGGAGAAGATTTGTCATTTTAGCTCTTATTCAGATAAATGTTGTGAGAAAGAGGATGAGCAGCTTTCATCGGACAATGAAGATTTCAGTGATGGAGAACCTCAGAAGAAAAAGTTTAAAATGAAAAGATGTGCACAGCAGAAAAGATGTACACAGCAGAAAACAAAGATGCAAAGAAAAGTCAACTGCAGCCTTGAACAAAACAAGATATCCTCAATTTGGTATTCAACTGCAGCACAAAGTCAATTTGCAGCCTTGATTCctgaaaatatcaaacttgTTTACCTGAAGAGGAGCTTGGTGCTGGAGATGATCAAGAAGCCTGAGTCAATTGAAACCAAGATTATAGGAAGTTTTGTTCGGGTCAAGTTAGATCCATGTGATTCTGAGCAGCGTACCTCTCATCAGCTTGTGCAAATTGCAG GAGTGTTCTCAGTGATCAAGCATGGTTCAAGTGATAAGTGCAAGAGCGAGAGTTTAGTTCAAGTTTCAAATATGGCCAGAGATGTTTGCTTGACCAGGCTTTCTGATGATGAGATTTCTGAG GAAGAGTGTGATGAGCTCAGAAGGAAGGTGAAAGCCGGCCTTCTAAAAAAGCTTACAATT GTGGAGCTTGAACAGAGAGCTAAACTCCTTCATGAGGACATCACAAAGCAT AGGATTGCTCAAGAGCTGAAATTGTTGAAGATACGCATTGATGTGGCAAATGAAAAAGGACGGAGATATGAATAtccttttttccttctttattttggtGACTAA
- the LOC129885922 gene encoding zinc finger CCCH domain-containing protein 44-like isoform X2 produces MAKKRGGRIFNKEEITEDWCFECKDGGDLMICDYGRCLKAYHPACVGKDDSVLTSDEQWICGRHTCLICNGSSYYQCYCCDRAACSRCIGRIDFVHHKGKNGFCNNCLKLALLVEEDRNIDSDGESVDLRDRETYEGLFREYYEIVKKKEKFDKNILLAGKAQLDKEKICHFSSYSDKCCEKEDEQLSSDNEDFSDGEPQKKKFKMKRCAQQKRCTQQKTKMQRKVNCSLEQNKISSIWYSTAAQSQFAALIPENIKLVYLKRSLVLEMIKKPESIETKIIGSFVRVKLDPCDSEQRTSHQLVQIAVIKHGSSDKCKSESLVQVSNMARDVCLTRLSDDEISEEECDELRRKVKAGLLKKLTIVELEQRAKLLHEDITKHRIAQELKLLKIRIDVANEKGRRYEYPFFLLYFGD; encoded by the exons ATGGCGAAGAAGAGAGGCGGGAGGATTTTTAACAAAGAAGAAATTACAGAAGATTGGTGCTTTGAATGTAAAGATGGAGGAGATCTCATGATTTGTGATTATGG GCGATGTTTGAAAGCTTATCACCCTGCATGTGTGGGGAAAGATGACTCAGTTTTGACAAGTGATGAACAATGGATATGTG GACGGCATACATGCTTAATTTGCAACGGAAGTTCATATTATCAATGTTATTGTTGCGATAGAGCTGCATGCTCTCGCTGCATTGGTCGAATAGATTTTGTCCATCATAAAGGGAAGAATGGATTCTGCAATAACTGCCTAAAGCTCGCATTGCTTGTGGAAGAAGACAGGAATATTGATTCTGATGGG GAAAGTGTAGACCTCAGAGATCGGGAAACATACGAGGGCCTTTTCAGGGAGTATTACGAGAtagtaaagaaaaaagaaaaatttgacaAAAATATTCTTCTTGCTGGTAAGGCGCAACTAGACAAGGAGAAGATTTGTCATTTTAGCTCTTATTCAGATAAATGTTGTGAGAAAGAGGATGAGCAGCTTTCATCGGACAATGAAGATTTCAGTGATGGAGAACCTCAGAAGAAAAAGTTTAAAATGAAAAGATGTGCACAGCAGAAAAGATGTACACAGCAGAAAACAAAGATGCAAAGAAAAGTCAACTGCAGCCTTGAACAAAACAAGATATCCTCAATTTGGTATTCAACTGCAGCACAAAGTCAATTTGCAGCCTTGATTCctgaaaatatcaaacttgTTTACCTGAAGAGGAGCTTGGTGCTGGAGATGATCAAGAAGCCTGAGTCAATTGAAACCAAGATTATAGGAAGTTTTGTTCGGGTCAAGTTAGATCCATGTGATTCTGAGCAGCGTACCTCTCATCAGCTTGTGCAAATTGCAG TGATCAAGCATGGTTCAAGTGATAAGTGCAAGAGCGAGAGTTTAGTTCAAGTTTCAAATATGGCCAGAGATGTTTGCTTGACCAGGCTTTCTGATGATGAGATTTCTGAG GAAGAGTGTGATGAGCTCAGAAGGAAGGTGAAAGCCGGCCTTCTAAAAAAGCTTACAATT GTGGAGCTTGAACAGAGAGCTAAACTCCTTCATGAGGACATCACAAAGCAT AGGATTGCTCAAGAGCTGAAATTGTTGAAGATACGCATTGATGTGGCAAATGAAAAAGGACGGAGATATGAATAtccttttttccttctttattttggtGACTAA